In Salinibacterium sp. ZJ70, one DNA window encodes the following:
- a CDS encoding branched-chain amino acid ABC transporter permease, whose amino-acid sequence MTTTAPIDTADAEAGRPRRPRGARARLWILTPGSWTPAQRWMITGLVLLVALGATFLLDPYRNFLLATAAASVCAISGLSLLVGRTGQLSLGHAALMAAGAYAFAFTSNALGDAGIDGPVRLVLPFLAALIVAAALGGLVGIAGARLHGPYLAGLTLALVLALPALASTFSNVLGGDAGIYVSVERRPEFLSTIIATEQWQAWVALAVAAIVLGTFAQLVRSPAALRMQAVRDDESAARLSGIDPVAVRVGMFAVSAAAAGLGGGVLAYITQSVSPGAFGLTFSLFLLVAVVIGGVGTLAGAVWGAIVIVAVPEITSAITEVLPLSAELSQRLDGNLAIVVFGVILVVVMLAAPRGIHGAVADLVERLRRRRSADAPHIP is encoded by the coding sequence ATGACCACGACCGCTCCCATCGACACCGCCGACGCCGAAGCCGGGCGTCCCCGCCGCCCGCGCGGCGCCCGCGCCCGACTGTGGATCCTGACGCCGGGCTCCTGGACCCCCGCCCAGCGCTGGATGATCACGGGCCTCGTGCTGCTGGTGGCGCTCGGAGCCACCTTCCTGCTCGATCCGTACCGCAACTTCCTGCTCGCGACGGCCGCGGCATCCGTGTGTGCGATCTCGGGTCTCTCGCTGCTCGTGGGGCGCACCGGTCAGCTGTCGCTCGGGCATGCCGCGCTCATGGCCGCGGGAGCGTACGCGTTCGCGTTCACCTCGAACGCCCTCGGCGACGCGGGGATCGACGGCCCCGTGCGGCTCGTGCTGCCGTTCCTCGCCGCTCTCATCGTGGCGGCGGCGCTCGGCGGTCTCGTGGGCATCGCGGGTGCACGCCTTCACGGGCCGTACCTCGCCGGCCTCACCCTCGCGCTCGTGCTCGCCCTGCCCGCGCTCGCGAGCACCTTCTCGAACGTGCTCGGCGGAGACGCCGGCATCTACGTCTCGGTCGAGCGTCGACCCGAATTCCTGTCGACGATCATCGCCACCGAGCAGTGGCAGGCGTGGGTCGCGCTCGCGGTCGCGGCGATCGTGCTCGGCACGTTCGCGCAGCTCGTGCGCAGCCCTGCCGCTCTGCGGATGCAGGCGGTGCGCGACGACGAATCCGCTGCCCGTCTCTCGGGCATCGACCCGGTCGCCGTGCGCGTCGGGATGTTCGCCGTCAGCGCCGCGGCGGCGGGACTCGGCGGCGGTGTGCTCGCGTACATCACGCAGTCGGTCTCGCCGGGCGCCTTCGGCCTCACCTTCTCGCTGTTCCTGCTCGTGGCCGTCGTGATCGGAGGTGTCGGCACGCTCGCCGGCGCCGTCTGGGGTGCGATCGTCATCGTGGCGGTGCCCGAGATCACCTCCGCGATCACGGAGGTCCTTCCGCTTTCCGCCGAGCTGTCGCAGCGGCTCGACGGGAATCTGGCGATCGTGGTGTTCGGCGTGATCCTCGTCGTCGTCATGCTCGCCGCCCCCCGCGGCATCCACGGCGCCGTCGCCGACCTCGTCGAGCGACTGCGCCGTCGTCGTTCCGCGGATGCACCACACATTCCCTGA
- a CDS encoding branched-chain amino acid ABC transporter permease — translation MSTFLLLLGAGLARGAVFALFALALVLIWRATRIANFAQGAMSVSAAYVAYLVLMGTGSFPLAILTVLLAGAAIGFAMERALMRHVPSRSPLNSIIVAIGVVMVLTGVLGILFGADYKPVAVPFSRQPLEIGDVAIVSPYTLFVFVVVAVVVAGIALLFTKTSLGLAMRASAFDDEVARLNGVRVARMRTLGWVLSASVGGLAVLLAVPTELGLSPHSGDLLFVNAFTVAIIGGLDSPVGAVISGLFVGLLLTFVTTAWGATIGPIAVLVLLVVVLLVRPQGVFSLRKARLA, via the coding sequence ATGTCGACCTTCCTGCTGCTTCTCGGTGCCGGCCTCGCGCGCGGTGCGGTGTTCGCACTGTTCGCGCTCGCGCTCGTGCTCATCTGGCGGGCGACGCGCATCGCCAACTTCGCGCAGGGGGCGATGTCGGTGTCCGCCGCCTATGTCGCCTACCTCGTGCTGATGGGCACCGGTTCCTTCCCTCTCGCGATCCTCACCGTCCTGCTCGCCGGAGCCGCGATCGGCTTCGCGATGGAGCGCGCACTCATGCGGCATGTGCCGAGCCGCTCCCCGCTCAACTCGATCATCGTCGCGATCGGAGTGGTGATGGTGCTCACGGGTGTGCTCGGGATCCTGTTCGGCGCCGACTACAAACCGGTGGCCGTTCCCTTCAGCCGTCAGCCCCTCGAGATCGGGGATGTGGCGATCGTCTCGCCGTACACCCTCTTCGTGTTCGTCGTGGTCGCGGTGGTCGTCGCGGGGATCGCGCTGCTGTTCACGAAGACATCGCTCGGGCTCGCGATGCGCGCGTCCGCGTTCGACGACGAGGTCGCGCGGCTCAACGGCGTGCGGGTGGCCCGGATGCGCACGCTCGGCTGGGTCCTCTCCGCATCGGTCGGCGGGCTCGCGGTGCTGCTCGCCGTGCCGACGGAGCTGGGCCTCAGCCCGCACTCGGGCGACCTGCTCTTCGTCAACGCCTTCACGGTCGCGATCATCGGCGGCCTCGATTCGCCCGTCGGAGCCGTCATCAGCGGGCTCTTCGTCGGGCTTCTGCTGACCTTCGTCACGACGGCGTGGGGCGCGACGATCGGACCGATCGCCGTGCTCGTGCTGCTCGTCGTGGTGCTCCTGGTGCGCCCGCAAGGGGTCTTCTCGCTGCGAAAGGCACGACTGGCATGA